The proteins below are encoded in one region of Oncorhynchus tshawytscha isolate Ot180627B linkage group LG04, Otsh_v2.0, whole genome shotgun sequence:
- the LOC112249365 gene encoding E3 ubiquitin-protein ligase AMFR, with product MPLLFLERFPWPSLQTYTALSVALLVGSIFSAYTTVTEQGFGVPDMDEPLPPAPLVGDNIGGLEYVTSDDVVGADTELATTVMWYLVTDSVFVWVLVNTAFCSLMLIAKMIQCMVFGPLRVSEKQHLKDKFWNFIFYKFIFIFGVLNVQMVEEVVMWCLWFSALVFLHLMVQLCKDRFEYLSFSPTTSMNSHVRVLTLLVSLLLGCCGLAVVCGLLGAAHGMHTLSFMAAECLLVTVRTGHVIMRYTIHLWDLNHPGTWESKGSYVYYTDFIMELSMLSLDLMHHIHMLLFGNIWLSMASLVIFMQLRYLFHEVQRRIRRHKNYLRVINNMEARFAVATAEELVTNNDDCAICWDTMQTARKLPCGHLFHNSCLRSWLEQDTSCPTCRMSLNISGDGGPARGQQQGAGLPLENNLGPGGPAADARPHLNQHNHFFHFDGSRIASWLPSFSVEVMHTTNILAIAQQANNSQLNTMAHQIQEMFPQVPYHLVLQDLQLTRSVEVTTDNILEGRIVVPFPALAAERSPVQVNPGPEEGAGASGGVETAPRELNNLEVRGSRFSKSAEERQKMLLQRKDELLQQARRRYLRKSPEDEEDLPTLEEDAPVSDVTMLRRRTMAAAAERRMQSQPDPAP from the exons ATGCCTCTGCTATTCCTGGAGAGGTTTCCCTGGCCCAGTCTGCAGACCTACACAGCGCTGAGTGTGGCTCTGCTGGTTGGAAGCATCTTCAGCGCCTACACTACTGTGACAGAACAGGGGTTTGGGGTTCCAGACATGGACGAGCCTCTACCACCTGCACCCTTAGTAGGGGATAATATAGGCGGCCTAGAATATGTGACTAGCGATGATGTTGTGGGTGCAGATACAGAATTGGCGACCACTGTTATGTGGTACCTGGTCACTGACAGTGTCTTTGTATGG GTGTTGGTGAATACAGCTTTCTGTTCCCTGATGTTAATTGCTAAGATGATCCAGTGCATGGTTTTTGGGCCCCTTAGAGTCAGTGAGAAGCAG caccttAAGGACAAGTTCTGGAACTTCATCTTCTATAAGTTCATCTTTATCTTCGGGGTGCTGAATGTTcagatggtggaggaggtggtcaTGTGGTGTCTGTGGTTCTCTGCCCTGGTCTTCCTCCACCTCATGGTCCAGCTGTGCAAGGACCGCTTTGAATAC CTGTCCTTCTCCCCCACTACTTCTATGAACAGCCATGTGCGTGTCCTTACCCTACTGGTGTCCCTGCTGCTGGGCTGCTGTGGTCTGGCTGTGGTCTGTGGTCTGCTGGGCGCTGCCCATGGCATGCACACCCTCTCCTTCATGGCTGCCGAG tGCCTGCTGGTTACTGTGCGGACTGGACATGTCATCATGAG GTACACCATTCACCTGTGGGATCTGAACCACCCAGGCACCTGGGAGAGTAAGGGTTCCTACGTCTACTACACTGACTTCATCATGGAGCTGTCTATGCTGTCCCTGGACCTTATGCACCACATTCACATGCTG CTCTTTGGTAATATCTGGCTGTCCATGGCCAGTCTGGTGATCTTCATGCAGCTGAGGTATCTGTTCCATGAGGTGCAGCGCCGCATCCGACGCCACAAGAACTACCTCCGTGTCATCAACAACATGGAGGCCAG GTTCGCAGTGGCCACAGCTGAGGAACTGGTAACCAACAATGATGACTGTGCCATCTGCTGGGACACCATGCAGACAGCACGTAAACTGCCCTGCGGACACCTCTTCCACAA TTCCTGCCTGCGGTCGTGGCTGGAGCAGGACACGTCGTGTCCAACATGCAGGATGTCCCTGAACATCAGTGGTGATGGAGGTCCAGCCAGAGGCCAGCAGCAGGGGGCTGGCCTCCCACTGGAGAACAACCTGGGCCCTGGGGGCCCCGCTGCAGATGCCAGACCACACCTCAACCAACACAATCACTTCTTCCACTTTGATG GCTCCCGCATCGCCAGCTGGCTGCCTAGTTTCTCAGTAGAGGTGATGCACACAACTAACATCCTGGCTATCGCTCAGCAGGCCAACAACTCTCAGCTCAACACCATG GCCCATCAGATCCAGGAGATGTTTCCTCAGGTTCCCTACCACTTGGTGCTGCAGGACCTGCAGTTGACCCGCTCTGTGGAGGTCACCACCGACAACATCCTGGAGGGACGCATCGTGGTGCCCTTCCCTGCTCTG GCGGCTGAGCGTTCCCCCGTGCAGGTGAACCCAGGCCCAGAGGAGGGGGCAGGAGCCAGTGGGGGGGTGGAGACTGCTCCCAGAGAGCTGAACAACCTGGAGGTCAGAGGGAGCCGTTTCTCCAAGtctgcagaggagagacagaagatgCTGCTACAGAGGAAGGATGAGCTGCTGCAACAGGCACGCAG GAGATACTTGAGAAAGAGCCCAGAGGACGAGGAGGACCTGCCCACTCTGGAGGAAGACGCCCCTGTCTCAGACGTGACCATGCTGAGACGCAGGACCATGGCTGCAGCTGCAGAGA
- the LOC121846393 gene encoding leukotriene B4 receptor 1-like, with protein sequence MAPDEFPGGTVVACVILGLSFLVGVPGNLLVIWTILRHVQQRSHTVVLILHLAAADLLVLITLPLWIYSLARSWVFGEASCKAMVYVINTCMYSSVFLITLMSVERFVAVRHPFASAGWRRKKALNKVILVLWAAAFLFSTPVFPTQVVEGDPGEEHCLYRDYTSDGQEAVCVLLETLVGFAVPFCILVVCYSCLYSRIAQITFKSKRKSMGLIASMVVVFALCWTPHHVGNVLSLVILTIKGSHREAAARIESVRTTMTFIAGALVFISSSVNPLLYVFVARTFRSSLRETGIQKLFWHISSTAPGEGTKELFFVTKRPGISQTQSHSSQCVTEPKEQMDVLVNICENVSS encoded by the coding sequence ATGGCTCCTGATGAGTTTCCTGGCGGGACAGTGGTGGCCTGTGTGATCCTGGGCCTGTCGTTCCTGGTGGGGGTCCCGGGGAACCTGCTGGTGATCTGGACCATCCTGAGGCACGTCCAGCAGCGCTCCCACACCGTGGTGCTCATCCTCCACCTGGCTGCTGCAGACCTGCTGGTGCTCATCACCCTGCCCCTGTGGATCTACTCCCTGGCCCGCTCCTGGGTGTTCGGGGAGGCATCCTGTAAGGCCATGGTGTACGTCATCAACACCTGCATGTACAGCAGCGTCTTCCTCATCACCCTCATGAGCGTCGAGCGCTTTGTAGCTGTGCGACACCCCTTTGCCTCAGCcggatggaggaggaagaaggcCTTGAATAAAGTTATTCTTGTTCTGTGGGCTGCTGCGTTCCTATTCAGCACCCCGGTCTTTCCCACCCAGGTGGTGGAGGGGGACCCTGGGGAGGAGCATTGCCTGTACAGGGACTACACCTCAGACGGccaggaggctgtgtgtgttctactggaGACGCTGGTGGGCTTTGCTGTCCCCTTTTGCATTCTTGTGGTCTGCTACAGCTGTCTCTACAGCCGCATCGCACAGATTACCTTTAAGTCCAAGCGTAAGTCCATGGGGTTGATTGCAAGCATGGTAGTGGTGTTCGCATTATGCTGGACCCCTCACCACGTCGGCAACGTGCTCTCCctcgtcatcctcaccatcaAGGGGTCCCACCGAGAGGCCGCAGCGCGTATAGAGAGCGTCAGAACCACTATGACATTCATTGCTGGAGCGCTCGTGTTCATCAGTAGTTCGGTCAACCCTTTGCTCTATGTGTTTGTGGCACGTACGTTCCGGAGTTCCCTGAGGGAGACAGGCATTCAGAAATTGTTCTGGCACATCTCAAGCACAGCTCCCGGAGAGGGGACTAAAGAACTGTTCTTTGTGACCAAGAGACCAGGCATCTCTCAGACACAGAGCCACAGCTCCCAATGTGTCACAGAGCCTAAGGAACAAATGGATGTACTTGTAAATATATGTGAAAATGTTTCTTCCTGA